A part of Neodiprion pinetum isolate iyNeoPine1 chromosome 4, iyNeoPine1.2, whole genome shotgun sequence genomic DNA contains:
- the P5CDh1 gene encoding delta-1-pyrroline-5-carboxylate dehydrogenase, mitochondrial yields MLSVCRQAVISGGQKTGIRSLSSVVPVICPPEFPLENEPVLGYEKNSKERANLQAALKVMSSEVEDVPIVIGSEEFRTDNYKYQVMPHNHKHKIAKFYYATPELVQKAIDVAVKTQREWERYPIEKRLEIWLKAAELMQNKYRQNLNAATMLGQSKTVIQAEIDSSAELIDFFKINGYFAKEAIKYKPISPDPKETLNSMRYRGMDGFVAAISPFNFTAIGGNLSYTPALMGNGVLWKPSDTAVLSNWWIFKICKEAGVPPGVVNFIPCDGPVFGNTITASPYLSGINFTGSVPTFNRLWTQVGNNVNKYKNYPKMIGECGGKNYHFVHPSADITTVVIGTIKSAFEYNGQKCSACSRMYVPQSLWGKIKEGLLETRDKLKIGDVQDFTSFTSAVIDKNAFKRITSYIEHAKSSNTTEIIGGGTYDDSQGYFVQPTIIVSKDPKDKLMTEEIFGPVLTIYVYKDADLESTLKLVESSTPYALTGAIFSKDLKWARYALDELKYTAGNFYINDKSTGSVVGQQPFGGSRMSGTNDKAGGPHYALRWASPQAIKETFVPQTTYDYKYMRS; encoded by the exons ATGCTAAGCGTATGTCGACAAGCTGTCATCTCCGGCGGACAAAA AACTGGAATACGGTCATTGTCGAGTGTCGTGCCAGTGATATGTCCCCCCGAATTTCCATTGGAGAACGAGCCTGTCCTTGGATATGAGAAAAACAGCAAAGAGCGGGCAAATCTCCAGGCTGCTCTAAAAGTGATGAGCAGTGAGGTCGAGGATGTCCCCATTGTCATCGGCTCGGAGGAATTTAGAACTGATAATTACAAGTATCAAGTCATG cCTCATAATCACAAGCACAAAATAGCTAAGTTCTATTATGCGACTCCTGAGCTGGTCCAAAAAGCGATAGATGTAGCTGTGAAAACTCAGCGGGAATGGGAGAGATATCCAATTGAAAAAAGGCTTGAAATTTGGCTGAAGGCTGCCGAACTGATGCAAAATAAGTACAGACAGAATTTAAATGCAGCTACGATGCTTGGACAGAGCAAAACCGTTATTCAAGCCGAAATTGACAGCAGCGCTGAGCTGATAGACTTCTTTAAAATAAATGGATACTTTGCCAAAGAAGCTATAAAGTACAAACCGATTTCACCCGATCCTAAGGAAACTCTCAACTCAATGAGGTATAGAGGCATGGATGGATTCGTCGCTGCAATTTCTCCCTTCAATTTCACTGCTATTGGGGGTAATCTTAGTTACACACCAGCGCTTATG GGTAATGGCGTTTTGTGGAAACCATCTGACACTGCAGTACTTTCCAATTGgtggattttcaaaatctgcaAAGAAGCTGGGGTACCTCCAGgagttgtaaattttattccgtGCGATGGTCCGGTATTTGGAAATACGATAACCGCGTCCCCTTACCTTTCCGGTATTAATTTCACTGGGTCCGTACCGACGTTTAACAGGCTTTGGACCCAGGTTGGAAATAATGtaaacaaatataaaaattatccaaaaatgATCGGTGAATGCGGCGGAAAAAACTATCACTTTGTTCATCCAAGTGCTGATATTACCACCGTCGTTATTGGCACTATCAAAAGCGCATTTGAGTATAACGGACAGAAGTGTTCAGCATGCAGTAGGATGTACGTTCCTCAATCTCTATGGGGGAAG ATCAAGGAAGGTCTTCTCGAAACTCgtgacaaattgaaaatcgggGACGTTCAAGACTTCACTTCATTCACCTCGGCTGTAATAGACAAAAATGCATTTAAGAGAATCACGTCTTACATCGAACATGCGAAATCCTCAAATACCACCGAAATAATAGGAGGTGGTACTTATGATGATTC ACAAGGTTACTTTGTCCAACCAACGATCATCGTATCTAAGGATCCCAAGGACAAGCTGATGACTGAGGAAATCTTCGGCCCTGTTCTAACAATTTATGTATACAAAGATGCGGATCTTGAGTCAACCCTGAAACTGGTAGAGAGTTCGACGCCATACGCACTGACAGGAGCGATATTTTCCAAAGACTT AAAGTGGGCTCGATACGCATTAGATGAACTAAAGTATACGGCAGGAAACTTCTACATAAACGACAAATCGACGGGATCTGTGGTAGGTCAGCAACCGTTTGGTGGAAGTCGGATGTCGGGTACAAACGACAAAGCTGGCGGGCCACATTATGCCCTACGATGGGCTTCTCCGCAGGCCATAAAGGAAACGTTCGTGCCTCAGACGACCTACGACTACAAGTATATGAGATCTTAG
- the LOC124215942 gene encoding probable ATP-dependent RNA helicase DDX23 isoform X1, whose protein sequence is MVHEKKPVRRSRSRERDRERERERERRETRERRRSRSRSKDRKKDRKRSKSRERSRERDRSRERDLDRTRERERSREREKSRERKDGKDRGKDEKKHKLSPMFSVEDDARRESRSDVKKSDDETEEKPKLPAKAEPLSLEELLAKKKAAEEARAKPKFLSKEERAALALKKRQEEVDSIRKRQEEERKNAFKNDGPSTGKDRDREWDDRDKRREAARSRDDEVKDKDKEKEVEAIKERYLGLIKKKRRVRRLNDRKFVFDWDISEDTSVDYNNIYKERHQVQFFGRGNLAGIDIKAQKRDQSKFYGELLEKRRTDAEKEQEKMRLKKVKKKEEKQKWDDRHWSEKSIEEMTERDWRIFREDYNITIKGGRIPDPIRSWKESGFPKEILDIIDKVGYKDLTPIQRQAIPIGLQNRDIIGVAETGSGKTLAFLIPLLLWITSLPKIERLEEADQGPYSIILAPTRELAQQIEEETNKFGQPLGIRVVVVVGGLSREEQGFRLRMGCEIVIATPGRLIDVLENRYLVLNQCTYIVLDEADRMIDMGFEPDVQKILEYMPVTNLKPDNEDAENEEKLLANYNTKKKYRQTVMFTATMPAAVERLARTYLRRPAVVYIGSVGKPTERTEQIVHIMGEADKRRKLMEILSRGVEPPVIIFVNQKKGADVLARGLEKLGYNACTLHGGKGQEQREYALASLKGGSKDILVATDVAGRGIDIKDVSMVINYDMAKTIEDYTHRIGRTGRAGKAGLAISFCTKDDSHLFYDLKQTILGSPISTCPPELLNHPDAQHKPGTVVTKKRREEKIFA, encoded by the exons ATGGTTCACGAGAAAAAACCTGTCAGGCGGAGTAGATCCAGAGAAAGGGATAGAGAACGCGAGAGAGAACGTGAGCGACGAGAAACGAGGGAGCGACGGAGATCGAGAAGCCGATCCAAGGATCGGAAGAAGGACAGGAAGCGTTCAAAGTCTCGAGAACGTTCACGCGAGCGAGACAGATCTCGGGAGAGAGATTTAGACAGAACGAGAGAACGAGAGCGGTCcagggagagagagaagtcGAGGGAACGTAAAGATGGTAAGGATCGAGgtaaagatgagaaaaaacatAAACTCAGTCCAATGTTTTCTGTGGAAGATGATGCTAGAAGGGAAAGCAGAAGTGATGTTAAAAAAAGTGACGATGAAACAGAGGAAAAACCAAAGTTGCCCGCCAAGGCTGAGCCCCTCAGCTTGGAGGAATTgctggcaaaaaaaaaggctgCAGAAGAAGCAAGAGCTAAGCCCAAGTTTTTGAGTAAAGAAGAACGTGCTGCACTTGCTCTGAAAAAAAGACAGGAGGAAGTTGATTCCATCAGGAAACGAcaggaagaagaaaggaaaaatgcTTTTAAAAATGATGGGCCTAGCACTGGCAAAGACAGGGACCGTGAATGGGATGATCGAGACAA gcGTAGAGAGGCAGCGCGATCCAGAGACGACGAGGTCAAAGACAAAGACAAAGAAAAGGAGGTAGAGGCAATCAAAGAACGCTACTTgggattaattaaaaagaagcGTAGAGTGAGAAGGTTAAACGATCGAAAGTTTGTGTTTGATTGGGACATTTCCGAGGATACTTCGGTGGATTATAATAACATATACAAGGAACGACACCAGGTGCAATTTTTTGGTCGTGGAAATCTTGCTGGAATTGATATAAAGGCACAGAAGCGAGATCAAAGTAAATTCTATGGTgaattgttggaaaaaagaCGTACTGATGCTGAAAAGGAACAAGAAAA AATGCGGCTGAAGAAAGTTAAGAAGAAggaagagaaacaaaaatggGATGATCGTCACTGGTCTGAGAAATCAATTGAGGAAATGACAGAGAGAGATTGGCGAATATTTCGTGAAGACtataatataacaataaaagGTGGCCGCATTCCTGATCCCATACGATCTTGGAAAGAGTCTGGTTTTCCTAAAGAAATTTTGGATATTATTGATAAAGTTGGCTATAAAGACCTAACGCCAATTCAAAGACAGGCTATTCCTATTGGGCTACAAAATCGAGACATTATTGGTGTTGCGGAAACTGGTTCTGGTAAAACGTTGGCTTTCCTAATTCCCCTGCTCCTTTGGATTACAAGCCTTCCGAAAATTGAGAGACTTGAAGAAGCCGACCAAGGACCTTACAGCATAATTCTAGCCCCGACTCG TGAATTGGCCCAGCAGATTGAAGAGGAAACTAACAAATTTGGACAACCCCTTGGCATCAgggttgttgttgttgttggtggTCTATCAAGAGAAGAGCAAGGGTTCAGATTACGAATGGGTTGTGAG ATAGTCATCGCTACCCCTGGTAGATTGATAGATGTCCTGGAGAATCGATATTTGGTTTTGAATCAGTGCACATATATTGTTCTCGACGAAGCTGATAGAATGATAGACATGGGATTTGAACCAG ACGTTCAAAAGATCCTGGAATACATGCCGGTGACAAATTTGAAACCAGACAACGAAGATGCtgagaatgaagaaaaattgttggcCAATTACAATACTAAGAAAAAATACCGACAG acTGTGATGTTCACGGCTACAATGCCCGCAGCTGTTGAACGACTTGCCAGAACATATCTCAGGAGACCTGCTGTCGTCTATATCGGCAGCGTTGGAAAACCAACGGAAAGAACAGAGCAAATAGTTCATATAATGGGAGAGGCAGACAAGAGAAGAAAGCTAATGGAAATACTGAGCCGTGGTGTCGAGCCGCCTGTTATTATATTCGTAAACCAAAAGAAGGGTGCCGACGTTTTGGCAAGAGGACTTGAGAAACTTGGG taCAATGCCTGCACTTTGCATGGTGGCAAAGGTCAGGAACAAAGAGAATACGCCCTCGCATCTCTCAAAGGTGGTAGCAAGGATATTTTGGTTGCCACGGATGTTGCTGGTCGTGGTATCGACATCAAAGATGTATCAATGGTTATAAATTACGACATGGCTAAAACTATCGAAG atTACACTCATCGTATCGGTAGAACCGGACGTGCGGGAAAAGCCGGTCTTGCTATATCTTTCTGCACAAAGGACGACAGCCACTTGTTCTACGATTTAAAACAGACTATTCTGGGCAGTCCTATCTCTACGTGCCCACCGGAATTACTCAACCATCCCGACGCCCAGCATAAGCCTGGTACTGTGGTCACCAAGAAGAGGCGGGAAGAGAAGATATTTGCATAA
- the LOC124215942 gene encoding probable ATP-dependent RNA helicase DDX23 isoform X2, whose translation MVHEKKPVRRSRSRERDRERERERERRETRERRRSRSRSKDRKKDRKRSKSRERSRERDRSRERDLDRTRERERSREREKSRERKDDDARRESRSDVKKSDDETEEKPKLPAKAEPLSLEELLAKKKAAEEARAKPKFLSKEERAALALKKRQEEVDSIRKRQEEERKNAFKNDGPSTGKDRDREWDDRDKRREAARSRDDEVKDKDKEKEVEAIKERYLGLIKKKRRVRRLNDRKFVFDWDISEDTSVDYNNIYKERHQVQFFGRGNLAGIDIKAQKRDQSKFYGELLEKRRTDAEKEQEKMRLKKVKKKEEKQKWDDRHWSEKSIEEMTERDWRIFREDYNITIKGGRIPDPIRSWKESGFPKEILDIIDKVGYKDLTPIQRQAIPIGLQNRDIIGVAETGSGKTLAFLIPLLLWITSLPKIERLEEADQGPYSIILAPTRELAQQIEEETNKFGQPLGIRVVVVVGGLSREEQGFRLRMGCEIVIATPGRLIDVLENRYLVLNQCTYIVLDEADRMIDMGFEPDVQKILEYMPVTNLKPDNEDAENEEKLLANYNTKKKYRQTVMFTATMPAAVERLARTYLRRPAVVYIGSVGKPTERTEQIVHIMGEADKRRKLMEILSRGVEPPVIIFVNQKKGADVLARGLEKLGYNACTLHGGKGQEQREYALASLKGGSKDILVATDVAGRGIDIKDVSMVINYDMAKTIEDYTHRIGRTGRAGKAGLAISFCTKDDSHLFYDLKQTILGSPISTCPPELLNHPDAQHKPGTVVTKKRREEKIFA comes from the exons ATGGTTCACGAGAAAAAACCTGTCAGGCGGAGTAGATCCAGAGAAAGGGATAGAGAACGCGAGAGAGAACGTGAGCGACGAGAAACGAGGGAGCGACGGAGATCGAGAAGCCGATCCAAGGATCGGAAGAAGGACAGGAAGCGTTCAAAGTCTCGAGAACGTTCACGCGAGCGAGACAGATCTCGGGAGAGAGATTTAGACAGAACGAGAGAACGAGAGCGGTCcagggagagagagaagtcGAGGGAACGTAAAGATG ATGATGCTAGAAGGGAAAGCAGAAGTGATGTTAAAAAAAGTGACGATGAAACAGAGGAAAAACCAAAGTTGCCCGCCAAGGCTGAGCCCCTCAGCTTGGAGGAATTgctggcaaaaaaaaaggctgCAGAAGAAGCAAGAGCTAAGCCCAAGTTTTTGAGTAAAGAAGAACGTGCTGCACTTGCTCTGAAAAAAAGACAGGAGGAAGTTGATTCCATCAGGAAACGAcaggaagaagaaaggaaaaatgcTTTTAAAAATGATGGGCCTAGCACTGGCAAAGACAGGGACCGTGAATGGGATGATCGAGACAA gcGTAGAGAGGCAGCGCGATCCAGAGACGACGAGGTCAAAGACAAAGACAAAGAAAAGGAGGTAGAGGCAATCAAAGAACGCTACTTgggattaattaaaaagaagcGTAGAGTGAGAAGGTTAAACGATCGAAAGTTTGTGTTTGATTGGGACATTTCCGAGGATACTTCGGTGGATTATAATAACATATACAAGGAACGACACCAGGTGCAATTTTTTGGTCGTGGAAATCTTGCTGGAATTGATATAAAGGCACAGAAGCGAGATCAAAGTAAATTCTATGGTgaattgttggaaaaaagaCGTACTGATGCTGAAAAGGAACAAGAAAA AATGCGGCTGAAGAAAGTTAAGAAGAAggaagagaaacaaaaatggGATGATCGTCACTGGTCTGAGAAATCAATTGAGGAAATGACAGAGAGAGATTGGCGAATATTTCGTGAAGACtataatataacaataaaagGTGGCCGCATTCCTGATCCCATACGATCTTGGAAAGAGTCTGGTTTTCCTAAAGAAATTTTGGATATTATTGATAAAGTTGGCTATAAAGACCTAACGCCAATTCAAAGACAGGCTATTCCTATTGGGCTACAAAATCGAGACATTATTGGTGTTGCGGAAACTGGTTCTGGTAAAACGTTGGCTTTCCTAATTCCCCTGCTCCTTTGGATTACAAGCCTTCCGAAAATTGAGAGACTTGAAGAAGCCGACCAAGGACCTTACAGCATAATTCTAGCCCCGACTCG TGAATTGGCCCAGCAGATTGAAGAGGAAACTAACAAATTTGGACAACCCCTTGGCATCAgggttgttgttgttgttggtggTCTATCAAGAGAAGAGCAAGGGTTCAGATTACGAATGGGTTGTGAG ATAGTCATCGCTACCCCTGGTAGATTGATAGATGTCCTGGAGAATCGATATTTGGTTTTGAATCAGTGCACATATATTGTTCTCGACGAAGCTGATAGAATGATAGACATGGGATTTGAACCAG ACGTTCAAAAGATCCTGGAATACATGCCGGTGACAAATTTGAAACCAGACAACGAAGATGCtgagaatgaagaaaaattgttggcCAATTACAATACTAAGAAAAAATACCGACAG acTGTGATGTTCACGGCTACAATGCCCGCAGCTGTTGAACGACTTGCCAGAACATATCTCAGGAGACCTGCTGTCGTCTATATCGGCAGCGTTGGAAAACCAACGGAAAGAACAGAGCAAATAGTTCATATAATGGGAGAGGCAGACAAGAGAAGAAAGCTAATGGAAATACTGAGCCGTGGTGTCGAGCCGCCTGTTATTATATTCGTAAACCAAAAGAAGGGTGCCGACGTTTTGGCAAGAGGACTTGAGAAACTTGGG taCAATGCCTGCACTTTGCATGGTGGCAAAGGTCAGGAACAAAGAGAATACGCCCTCGCATCTCTCAAAGGTGGTAGCAAGGATATTTTGGTTGCCACGGATGTTGCTGGTCGTGGTATCGACATCAAAGATGTATCAATGGTTATAAATTACGACATGGCTAAAACTATCGAAG atTACACTCATCGTATCGGTAGAACCGGACGTGCGGGAAAAGCCGGTCTTGCTATATCTTTCTGCACAAAGGACGACAGCCACTTGTTCTACGATTTAAAACAGACTATTCTGGGCAGTCCTATCTCTACGTGCCCACCGGAATTACTCAACCATCCCGACGCCCAGCATAAGCCTGGTACTGTGGTCACCAAGAAGAGGCGGGAAGAGAAGATATTTGCATAA